ATGATGAGAGACGAGTGTGTGCTGTCCCCTGGAGTTCGCTACTCACTGACGAGGAAAAACAGGAAAGCATGTTACTGACTCCAGCAACAATTAATGTTCCATCAAACGTGCGAGTGTTTGGAGGCCGACAGTGTATTTTACTTGTACTCATTATTCATCGAGCTGCTTTATGGTAGAAGAACAACATTATTTAAAGTTCATTTGCATGGTGTTTGATTCATAAAGATTTGTCAGATTCATTGAGAAAACCCAAAGAAATGTTTCCATTAACAGAAACATTCAATTTATTTAGAATTAAGAAAAAGCCCTCAAACCTCCAAACTTATGGCTATTTGTAAATTTTCTCATTGAATCATTTTCTTAAAATTTAGTACAGGGTATTAGATTGTTGGATCAGGAAAACaatggtggtggtggcggggggggggggggggggggggggggacaagaGCTTGGCAACAATATGAAATATCTAAATATCTGACACCactaatgaatgaaaacagattctttttttcaacAACACTGTGAATTTCACCTGAACTATTTATCAGTTATTGTTATATCCATGCCTATGTATTCCGTGAAACATAAATATATGTACAGTGTCCACTTTTATAAAGTGTTATATGGCAGTATTAATGAATATTTTACTCAGACTACATTACATTTGTAATGACATTGATGCAGGAGGTTTTGAGTAGTTGCAGACTCTCTAAACAGTGAACGTTTTCAAGGATGCAGTTTTACTTTCATGTCACTGAGTTGTGAAATCAGTATTCTTGTGCAAGCAGTATGTGTAAAGCTACAGCCAGCTATTTCActaagaccaaaaaaaaaaaatagataaaaacagACCCACATGTTGTTTAATACtttcttttcattattattagtttCATAAGCATAGATGTAGCTTTTCTGAGGAAAACAGGACTTTTATGGTGAAATGAGTGGTGATGTAACCATGCCTGCAAAACAGTCCTCTCCAGCTTCGGTTATGGGAAGTGACTCACACACAGTTCTGATTCAAATCAGTGAGTCAGTCATTAAAGACTCCAGAGACCTGATGATGAGCCACATATTCAAACTGAGTGGATTTTAAAAGATGGGAAAGATTTAAACAGCTCTGCTTAATTAATGGTAAAGAATAAACTTAGGTTTGTCAATTATTTTGAATACTTGATGAATATtttactgaagaaaaacagattagaTGTAAAAATGTGCAGGTTAAATAGACATTTAAAGACACTTCATGAAGTCAATTGCTTAGAAATGTGAgtgaattaaaatgtaaatctgTCCTCAAGCAGttcaaaaaacattgaaataaaaaaaatctaattaaaaagAGTGTATAATTTCACCTTTATGAGGGAGTTAAATCACGAATGCTTTCTTGACCATGTTATTCTACTTCTGAATGGGCTGTGGCTTTACATTTACTGGAAAATGCATGAAATTGAAACTAATACTCTGACGTAACCTTCAAACAAGAAAGTAAATATCATTCTCCAAAATGTTGATTTACTGTTTGTGTGTACACATTGTATCAGCTACCAAAAAGCTGTGCTACCTTGTGCTGTTGGAGGTGTGAACACAACCTGTTTGAGTTTgaacgtgcatgtgtgtatgatCCAGAGTGTAAAATTACTCACACTTCTATACTTAGGAGTGTTTTGGACTCTAGTGTACAGATAGAGTAAGCAGTCTGTATACAACCTTATGTTACCACTATTCATCAAGCACTCTGTTATAATCTGTAGAAAATGGAATTCCACATGCTTGTTGTCACTGATTAACCCTGTGTTAAAGCTGCTGCTTATCACAATAAATCCACTTCCATCTCCACTGTATGAAACAACGGGGCTTGTTTTACCATCCCACTGCTTACTGCAGAGAGTCAAGGGGCCCgctttttctgctcttcatctgCATCTGTGAGAAAGTGGCGTCTGGGAATGATTTGAAACACACTGTGACCTGCTTGGCAACTGAGCCCTCAGGGTTGCTCATGTCAGCAAAGAGGATGTGAATGGGCTTGGAAGCTGGGAATTTGATACACGTAATTCACTTCTCATCTCTGTTGCCAAAAGAGGATTGTGGAAAACAAAGTCTGACCGTCACAAAGTTGAGTTGTATTCAAACAGAACCAGGGTTGTGTTTACTGTGCATTTAAATAATGCAGTGATTAAAAGTGATGGATGAAGGAGTAAAACTTCAGGAAATTACCGAGGAGTGAAGAGTGGAATGATTTaatacaacacaaacaacaaaatctaTCATGTTTGAATAAGTTCATCTCATGAACACTGTTTGTGACACAGTGTCTCCCTAAATTTGATCCACCCAGGATTGAACTCCGTATCACGGTCATAAAGTGACAGTAACCAGAGCCATTTAGCCCCATATGCAAAACTGAACAACACCCAAAACTAACAAACCATGGAAGCAGCCATGGCTTTATCAGACGCCGGCCTGTTATTCATTTCAGCGGGTTGGCAATAAATCTCGGCCAGGTCATAAACCACGTTCATATTGTTCACACTGCATCGTGTTATTATCAGGTCACAGTAACCCTgaagaaaatatgaagaaagTTTGGTTCCTAGAATATGATATTACTCATTTGAAAAGGAGGGTATTAAAGGAGtgaggttagaaaaaaaaactattgataAGACTGATTTCTTGGAAGTTAAAGGCAAAAAAAGCAAAGGAGGGTAAATCAGACCGATTTCATTTCTGGAATTTGGTGGGAACGTTGTTTCCTGCCAATGCTGAATTAACTgaagttgaaaaacaaaataccagATAATCCCAAAGGTCCAAAGTGTGTCTCCTTCCAGAGATTACTCAGATTGTGCAGCTGGTGAGGAAAGCGTGAAAGACGAGTTACTTCAATGGGAAGCTGTTTAACAAGCTTTTGCTGGAGGACCTCTTCTCATCATCACGTAGTAAATTTTCTACACCTACATTTCCAAGTGCATCCACTTATTCTAATAAAGACGCTTACACAGAGAAAAGAGTGGACAATGTTTCCTTCAAGCATTTCCTTTTTACTTACAGGGGTTCAAGAGTCATTATTATTCTTTGTAGTAgtcttttcctgtttcctgctacATTTCTAATTTGGATCATATTGAAGTGTTATATTTTGAGAATGGCATGGCTTTTACTGCCTGGTcgaaaaacaattaaattaaaacaaaaatggtAATTCACTGTTAAATTAACTAATGCTACTATATAATATGGGATACAATAATATGGGGAATTCTGACAGAGAATAACAATTTCAATAGTAACTACTCTTGAGTCTGAACACTGAGTTACATAACATgttctttaataataataatcatattAATCATAATAAACATGATTCTTACCATCTCAGCATGTTTTCATGCTTAAATAATTTCACAGCAGTTTTATTTCTGCtggatttttaaaacacaaacatacattggaagaacattgtttggtttttttgacTTGCTACCATTTTCCAATTTGTTTTCCTTGGACATGAGAGCAACAACATGGGACACAGGCAACCCAAAAGTCACTGATGTAAGAAGAATCAGAGAAGTAGTAAGTCTAGCTGACATTTTGCATCACCACACAACTTTCactttttagttttctttcttttgtttattttttcatgataaaaaaaacatgttgcttCCTATTTTTCATCCAATCCCTACACACCAAGGGTTTCCAAACCCTTCCAAATGGATCCTGCAGGTCGCCATGTTTTAGACTGTGTTTATATGAATGACGTTTACTGAAGTCCAGAAACATTTAATCATTTGAATCTAAATGAGTCGATCACCACCAAACCTATTAAACCTATTAAAAATGCAGTTGCAATatgttgaatttttcatttgtttgtttgcgttTCATATCCTCATGTGTTTTTGCCAGTTTTTTAATGAGTCCAAGGTGATATTTCAACATGAAAGGGATGTAAGACAATGCGGAGAGGAAAAGGGGGTCCAGGAGCAGGTTCTCCTGACCATCGGTGTGCTGTGAAAACCAGCTGCTGAGTACACACTAAAAATAAACGTGCTTGTGGTAATGTGGGAAAAGGTTTTCAGCTGCCTAACAAGTTTCCTGTgcacaaaggaagaaaaaggtTTGAGCTGTAAAGATGAACTTGCCTTTGTTTGAAttgttcattaaaaacaaatcaaatttgagCAAATATATCTTGTAGAGGGGCTCAGAACAATAGGCTATGCCACTTTAATTTGATTTCATAGGGTTTCATCTTGCTTATTCCTAAATAACTTAGGTTGTTCCTGAGCAACAGAAGTGTTGGAATGAAGTGAACACCCTCATTGAGTCTGAACATTTCCTGACACGAGGGCCTGTGGCAGACATACTAAGATAAATAAGTAATTGTTGAACAATTGCagtcttctgttttcatttgacaaAGGAGGTGCACTTTGGCTGATACATTACATCTCAGGGATCAGATAGTCCCCTCCTTTGTTCTGCATTGATTATTATTGGTATTGTTCCTCAGTCTTATCTATTCTGTTTACACCGTTTCctacaagacacacacacacacacacacacacacacacacacgcacacacacacacacacgcacacacacacactgcacaagtTTAAAACCCCACAGTTATGGCTGCGATTCAGAGAGGCGTGACGGAGGCCGCTTCCTTTATgctaaaatatgtttttggGTCTGATCAAACCCAGCATATGTTTATCTACCCTGCCCTTACATGTCTGTACCCTGTATGCCACTTTAGATGGCAGTCCCTCCAAGCTATCCACCATGGCATTCGCTTGCACGACTTGTGGCAAGGACTATTTTTAATTCATAAAAGCCAAAAGGATCGATACAAAATTCATGAACAATCTGTCCTGGAACAACCAGTGATTTCTGTGACTGTGGGGCAGTGGAGACATATAGTGCAACAGAAAGGAAAGTTCTGCCTCCTTCATTTacgcaaaaaacacacatacgtGTGCAGACATGGGAGGAAAAGGTAAAACTAAGGTTGGGATGCGTTTTGGAGCCAACTTTTATCATGTAGATGTGACAAAATAATGAGCATTGATATGATATCGCAGCAAAATCAAAAAGACATCCAGTAAATAGTGTGGTAATTAGTTTATATCAGGGTATTTTACAGACTTTACACAACCTGGGGTTATCATCAACCTCTAATGTGACATTAAATACATTGTAAATATCACTGGTTTTATAGTGTTGTCTCTGTGGTAAATTAATTAACAGACATACTCCCAAAATTGTAAGAATATAACATTGTTGTAAATTACTGTCTTCAAAAATACTTTTGggaacacttttatttttctggcatgatatttatatataaaaaagaataaaaatggaGTGAAATGTGTCCAATATTATCCCCATAGCATTTTCAAAGATGTGTCAGAACTATAAGATATACATTTTGAATAACTGACATTTCATGCAAAGGAATCTGTTGATagacttcaaagaaaaaagaaattcagtAATTTAAAACTTATGAAGAATTGGCTTAATTTAAATATTCTGACTGCCTCtggcatttttcaaaaattattatttcagagttttcaaaaaacttttaatttaaTCTATATTACCTGCAGCCCCACTATACAGAACCGAGTCCTTATTTCTATTGTTTACATCATTAGAACAAGAGTCTGATGTCAGCATTAGTAATAGTGAGTGAAGAAAGTGGCAACAGGAAAACATCCAATCAGTTGATGTGAGCGAAGTTGTTGGGCTGCCTATTATGAGCTGCATGAAAGGATTAACTCTAACAAATAATAACATATCAATATTAATATGTGAATCTCAATGAAAGTAAAATGTGGGAAGCAGAAGCCCCACATTAAAGCTATGTAAATTTGTAGGCTACAGAATTACTGAAACCCTTTGACTTTGTGAGTGATGGCATTGTTTAAATAATTAAAGGGATCTCACGAGGAGGTAAAACCATCTCTTATTTTACCCAAAATACCTGCATGATATAGAAAAACAGCACTGCACAACTATCCAGGACCTGAATGTCTTAAAATGTGAtctgaaaaaagtttgaaacagTGCAGGAAAGACATTCTGATCCCGATTGCGCTCCGATTCATGAAAGCTGTGCAGTTAATTCACATTGCCATCTGCTGGCGGAGGTAGGGACCATGTGGTTGGTGGGAGTGTTGGCCAACCAAACTACTCACAAGACTGTCTGCATCGATTTGACGTTAGCCTTGAATCCACCAATCAGATTGTGGTTTGTAGGCGAGACTATAGTGACGTAAAGCGGAAGTACACCCAACAACACTTAGTTGTTGGAAAACTTTTGTCTGCATACGCTAACCGCGGCAAAAATCTCgctattttacatttatttaaagacTCGACTGTCGTTTGAGTGTGAAGTGTTATTTATTCGTGCTATTTATCCAGAAACGGCGAAGGATTACCGCAGCATGGCTCTTCTggagtgtttgtttacatgatgaATCAGCTGACAAGCTAACGCTAGCactctctgttttatttttttatttttaatcatgaGGAGGCAATTTTCAGACAGCTCTGAATTCATGAATGAAACGCGACATCGGTGAAGCAGACATTGTACCTGTGCGGCGGTGGGGGGTCGTGTTGGGTCGTAGTGAGCCAGAGTGGACGATGCGGAAGCTAATGTCAAACAAACAGCGTTAGCGGCGTGAACCCTTCGGGTCAATCTATCCAGTCACCGGATCATCCGCCGGCCTTCATGACAACATGCCGTGCTCCTGTGGGAACTGGAGGAGGTGGATCAGGCCGCTGGTCGTCCTGCTCTATATTCTGCTGCTCATTGTCGTCCTACCGCTTTGCATCTGGGAACTGCAGAAGTCAGAGGTCAGTTGATTGATCGGATCAATAGGTCTCCTTGTTTGATAATGGCTGATTTAACTAACACTGAGTGACTGTGAGTCAAAATCATGTGTCACAGGTGAAGCAACTGTTAGAATTCAgatatgttctttttttcaaaactttattcattttcacaaaaagatACAAAATGTAACAATATGATGATACGATATATTTTCTTgaacttcaaagaaaaaagaaagaaagaaaaaaagaacaccaAGAACCCCTTtgacatgcatacacacacatacacatacacacacacacacacacacacacacacacatatatataaaagtTACATTTCAGAAATGGAAGTAGGAATAAGATGATGGATAACATTTAAAACAGATACGagttaaataattaaatgagtaaggaccaaaacaaaaaacaaaaacaaacaaacaaaaaaagaaaacacacacacacacacacacacacacacacacacacacacacacacacacacacacacacacacacacacaaaactttgtatgatgttgggggggggggggggggggttgtacAACCAACAGTCCTCAAAGTCTTGCAGATAAGACAGTAATATAGTTTGCCAGCTAGTCTGGAATTCCaggaaattaatttttttttcaaatcatgaAATAAAGGGTTCCACACTTTGCTGAAATTATCAGAGGAGTCTAGAATTCAGATATGTTCTTATTCTGGAGTTATTGTGCAAGATTAATATTCTAACCTCCTTATTCAATCAACATTGCCTCCCTGAGTATAGTTAAATGACTCAtattctgtcctgttttatACTCATTTCTGAAATATGGAGGCTTTGACATGTTATTTGTACTATCAGTCATAACTAAACATTGTGAAACTGTCACACATTCCTAAACTGTCACTTGTTCTAAATTATGAAACATTCTATGTGGGGACAAATTGGGCCAGATACTGGAAATATTACCTCACAAGACAAAAACCACTCTAATGTTCATTCTGCaaactgtttttactgtaatgGCAGGTTGGCACGCATAACAAAGCATGGTTCATCGCTGGGATTTTCGTCTTCATGACCATTCCCATATCATTATGGGGCATCCTGCAGCATCTGGTGCACTACACTCAGCCAGAGCTCCAGAAACCTATCATCAGGTAAAGCTGTCAGCAGTCACATCATCCACGAATAACAGTCTTAAACATGTTTGTAaccatttgtgttgtttttagaaTATTATGGATGGTCCCGATCTACAGCTTGGACAGTGTAAGTCCTGAAATATGAGCCATGAAGCCACATTCATGTGGTCAGTGCAGTAtctttaaagggagtttttttaattttgttttgtttttgtttttcagtggaTCGCACTGAAATACCCAAGCATTGCAATTTACGTGGACACATGCAGAGAGTGCTACGAAGCATATGTCATATACAACTTCATGACCTTCTTGCTCAATTACCTGGAGAACCAGTACCCCAGCCTGGTGTTGATGCTGGAGgtccaggagcagcagaagcacCTGccccctctctgctgctgcccgCCGTGGCCAATGGGAGAGTACGTACCCTTTGGAAATGTCTGTTACATTAGTGGGTCATATGACTGAAATTCATATCTGCTTCCTGCAGTCTGTTTCTATTTTACACCGCCAGGCGCCTTTACGACTTTATGGCTAACCTCTATCCAGCGCTGTAAAAGCTAATCATTGATGTAAGTCATTAGATCCACCCGTGCCAGTTTGACTGGTCGGAGTTTCCCACAGTCACAGATGTATTGTTTCCAGATCTGTTTTCCATAATACGAGGAAAAATAACCTTATTCCGTccagttttttattttcaatgaagTGTTTGCAACATTGAGGCAGTGACAGACTTGTTTTGGTTCCCTCCCGTCTCTTGGGACTGGACTGTTGTATCTCGTAGCAAACAAACCTACCGTCACCCGCTTCATATTATCCAGTCGGGCAACGTCTGTATTTGTTCCACATTCCTGTGTGCTGCTAATTGaatccagactttttttttccacatgagaAACTGAATCTCATGTGAAGAAAAGAACTCAAATCATTTCCCAAAAGGCCAGTAACATAACTTTCAttcattaaatctgttttgtaAACCCGTCCTGTTGACGGTTTAGTTGGGTTTTTGGTCATTTATTAGTTTTTGAGGAAAATGAGGCAGTTTAGTGCTAAATCTTGCCATTTTATGGGTTCAAAAGTCACTCACTTCTAAATCAGGTGATTGAATTCCTCTGCAGGGTGCTGCTGTTGAGATGCAAACTGGGAGTGTTGCAGTACACAGTCGTAAGACCGGTCACTACAGTCATTGCCCTGTGAGTAAGCATTCCCATCTTGCGCTATTGATTATTGATACCCATCACGCTTTTCTTCACTGCTTGTACTGATTCCCgccaatttttccattttccttccCAGAATCTGTCAGCTGTGTGGCGTCTACGATGAAGGCAATTTCAGCTCTACAAATGCGTGGACGTACCTGGTCATCTTCAACAACATGTCACAGCTGGTAAATGTGCTGTTTGAATTCGTGTGACATTTATCATAAAGTCCTGTTTTGTTGCAGATGTCCTCATGTGAATCTTCTTCTTGCTTTAGTTTGCCATGTACTGCCTGGTGCTGTTCTATCGAGctctgagagaggagctgagtCCAATCAAGCCAGTTGGCAAATTTCTCTGCGTCAAAATGGTGGTCTTCGTTTCCTTCTGGTAAATCTCGGCACCTTGAAACTCAGTGACATGAACTAGAAGTGTTTGCGATCGATCTGATGACTTGGGTAAAATCTTTCTAGGCAAGCTGTATTCATTGCTCTGCTGGTGAAAGTGGGGATCATCTCAGAGACACGCACATGGGACTGGCAAAGCGTGGAGGCCGTAGCCACTGGATTACAGGTGACACAAAGGGTTATCTGCATTATTGAAGTTACTGATATGTCCGTTATCTTCTCAGTGGCCTCCTGAAACCTTGAACTTTTGCTCTTCCTCGGTAGGATTTTGTCATTTGTGTGGAGATGTTTCTGGCAGCCATTGCACATCACTTCAGCTTCACCTACAAACCTTACATCCAGGAGGCTGAGGAAGGGTCCTGTTTCGACTCTTTCATGGCGATGTGGGACATATCTGACGTACGAGCCGACATTTCTGAACAAGTGCGCAACGTCGGTAGGTGTCGCCCCGCCCTCCACTTGATGTTTTCTCCTTTAAGAACACGTTTTCCTCCGAGCCGCCAACGTTAAAATGCTTCTGTTCGCCCCACACTGACAGGGAGGACAGTCATGGGTCGTCCGAGGAAGTCCTACTTCGACGAGGCGCAGAACGACGGCGAGCGATCCGGCCTGCTCGCCTCGGCCTCTCAGGACGCCATCGTCGAAGCGTCGTCCAACTCGGTGTCCCCTAATGGTCAGTACCAGGGCCTGGGCAGCACTCTCACGCCGCACTCCCTGTCGGCGCCTGCAGGCCTCAGCTCGGCACTGTGGGACCAGGGGTACGAGGCCGGACCCGAGGAAACTCGGGAGGAAGAAAGGACCCACCAAACCAAAGAACCGGCCGAGGCAGACCTCATTGTGATCACTTAACTTCGGCCGGTACGGCTGGGCAGGACCCGATTACAGACTCGCAATGTTCTCCCGGACTTTGCCGATACAGAccttaattttttctttttaaatgatgaaTCAACCAAGTAAAGGTTGGTGTTTGACTGACAAATACCGAGACAGAATGGACCTCTGCCAGTGACAGCTCCATGAATGTTCAGTGAACTTATGGCTCTTAAAGACTTGGGAGGTAATGGGTATTTGGCCTCGGTGTGCTGGACATGAGGCTGGGTAACACACAGAAAACTCACATCCGTTTTTTCTTCTATATCAGCTGTATAGGAGTGACTTTAGGTAATTTAACACAATTAAAAGCAAATAATCTTAAGTTTGCGGTTCTGAGGGAAAGCACGCACCATATCGATTCATGATATAACATCGATTATACATAGCCCAGCCTCACCTGGAAAGATGCGTGGCTAATTTAGCTGTAAATGGACGGCGCATGCAGGGACTTCTGTATCCTCACAAACATCCGTTTCCACAAAGGGACCCTGTCTCTGTGCTGTACACGTTACGTGTCAGTTAATGTCAAGATCCCAATGTGACAAATGAGAAATATGCAATAGTTAAATCCTTTTGTTCGCGTATCTTGGTGACTGTCTTGTGAGATCAGTCACCGTGATGGGAAGTCTCCATATCTGAAAGCACATTAGAGGTTCAGGAATGTTTCATCCTCGTTTGTTCGTGTGATTTATTTCTgttacagatttaaaaaaaacaaaaagcagtgtACAAACTG
The nucleotide sequence above comes from Salarias fasciatus chromosome 6, fSalaFa1.1, whole genome shotgun sequence. Encoded proteins:
- the tmem184c gene encoding transmembrane protein 184C, with the protein product MPCSCGNWRRWIRPLVVLLYILLLIVVLPLCIWELQKSEVGTHNKAWFIAGIFVFMTIPISLWGILQHLVHYTQPELQKPIIRILWMVPIYSLDSWIALKYPSIAIYVDTCRECYEAYVIYNFMTFLLNYLENQYPSLVLMLEVQEQQKHLPPLCCCPPWPMGEVLLLRCKLGVLQYTVVRPVTTVIALICQLCGVYDEGNFSSTNAWTYLVIFNNMSQLFAMYCLVLFYRALREELSPIKPVGKFLCVKMVVFVSFWQAVFIALLVKVGIISETRTWDWQSVEAVATGLQDFVICVEMFLAAIAHHFSFTYKPYIQEAEEGSCFDSFMAMWDISDVRADISEQVRNVGRTVMGRPRKSYFDEAQNDGERSGLLASASQDAIVEASSNSVSPNGQYQGLGSTLTPHSLSAPAGLSSALWDQGYEAGPEETREEERTHQTKEPAEADLIVIT